The nucleotide sequence CCGGCGCCCCGCGGCTTGTCAAATCTGCGCGGACGACGCGGGCGCCCGCCGGTCGCCCGCGGCCGCGCCGCGCGCTGCCTTGACACCGGCCGGCAGGCCACCCATCATCCGATCGGTGCGCCATGACTGATGCCCCGGTCACCCGCGTGGCGGTCGTGCTGTTCGAGGGCTTCACCGTGCTGGACGTCTACGGCCCGGTGCAGGCCTTCGCGAGCGTCCGCCTGCCGCGGCCCGACGGCGCGTGGCACCGGCTCTTCGAGATCGTCACGATCGCCGAGAAGGCCGGGCCGGTGAAGAGCGGCGAGGGGCCGACCACGCATGCCGACCACGCCTTCGCCGACGCACCCGCCTACGATGTCCTGCTCGTGCCCGGCGGCTTCGGCACCCGGAAAGCGGTGAACAACACCGCGCTCCTGCTCGCGCTGACCGCGGCGAGCCGCGCCGCCACCGTCACCACCACCGTCTGCACCGGCTCCGCCCTGCTCGCCCGTACCGGCCTGATGGACAACCGCCCCGCCACGTCGAACAAGGTCGCATGGGACTGGGTCGTTCAGCAGGGCCCGCGCGTGCGCTGGCAGCGGCAGGCGCGCTGGGTGGACGACGGCGACCTCGTCACGTCGTCCGGCGTTTCCGCGGGCATCGACATGACGCTCTCGGTGGTGGCGCGGCTGCACGGCGCGGACATGGCCCGGCAGGCCGCCCGCTTCATGGAGTACGTCTGGCACGAGGATCCGCAGGACGATCCCTTCGCCTGAGGCGCATCGCCCGCGGCCGCGACATGCGGTAAGGTAGCCCTCCATGCCGTCGACGCTGGACGCGATCCAGAAGAAGGTGCTGTGGCTGAGCGCCCTGCTGGTCCACCACGCCAATCACGTCCGCCCGAATCCCGACGGCACCAAGATCGGCGGGCACCAGGCCTCGTCCTCGTCGGTCGTCTCCCTGATGACCGCGCTGTACTTCCAGGCGCTGCGGCCCGGCGACATCGTGGCCACCAAGGCGCACGCCTCGCCGATCCTCTACGCGATCGAGTACCTGCGCGGCCGGCTCACCGCCGATCAGCTGCGCAGCCTGCGGAGCCTGGGCGGGCTGCAGGCCTATCCGAGCCGGCGCAAGAATCCCGAGATCGTCGACCTGTCGACCGGCTCGATGGGCCTCGGCGCGGCGAGCGCGGCCTTCGGCGCGCTGGCCGCCAAGTACGTGAGCCAGCACGGCGGCGGCGAGGCGATGCCCCGGCGCTTC is from Candidatus Methylomirabilota bacterium and encodes:
- a CDS encoding DJ-1/PfpI family protein, whose amino-acid sequence is MTDAPVTRVAVVLFEGFTVLDVYGPVQAFASVRLPRPDGAWHRLFEIVTIAEKAGPVKSGEGPTTHADHAFADAPAYDVLLVPGGFGTRKAVNNTALLLALTAASRAATVTTTVCTGSALLARTGLMDNRPATSNKVAWDWVVQQGPRVRWQRQARWVDDGDLVTSSGVSAGIDMTLSVVARLHGADMARQAARFMEYVWHEDPQDDPFA